A genome region from Flavobacterium sp. includes the following:
- a CDS encoding acyl-CoA desaturase, producing MNNTAPTFARQDNLKFFRTLNSRVNNYFKENNIQKTGNWKLHLKAVILFAVFLTPYFLILTLDMPFWLMLLLSVVMGVGMAGVGMNVMHDGNHGSYSNKSWINKFMGGTIYVLAGNVYNWQVQHNVLHHTYTNIPGHDEDLDAGRIIRFTEHAQWYSFHRFQHYYSVFLYGLLTFNWALTTDFKQMRNYLKRKLSYGEPKNPKILWTTLIITKMIYVSIWIVLPILIGITWWKVLIGFFAMHYTAGLILSIVFQLAHVVDHTTNPSPNELGEMDNTWAVHQLYTTTNFAPKNAIVNWYTGGLNHQIEHHIFPNISHIHYGKIAQIVKETAKECNLPYYEYKTMRSAVIAHFKHLRELGMKPELA from the coding sequence ATGAATAACACCGCTCCAACTTTTGCAAGGCAAGACAATCTGAAGTTTTTCAGAACACTTAATTCTCGGGTAAACAATTACTTCAAGGAGAATAATATTCAGAAAACCGGAAATTGGAAATTACACTTAAAAGCTGTTATTCTATTTGCAGTTTTTCTAACTCCTTATTTTTTAATTCTTACTCTTGATATGCCTTTTTGGCTAATGCTGTTACTTTCTGTAGTAATGGGAGTTGGAATGGCCGGAGTTGGAATGAACGTAATGCACGACGGAAATCACGGTTCGTATTCAAACAAAAGCTGGATCAATAAATTTATGGGCGGAACAATTTATGTTTTGGCCGGAAATGTTTACAACTGGCAGGTACAACATAATGTACTTCATCATACTTACACCAATATTCCCGGACATGACGAAGATCTGGATGCAGGAAGAATTATTCGTTTTACAGAACATGCTCAATGGTATAGTTTTCATCGTTTTCAGCATTATTATTCTGTTTTCTTATACGGATTATTAACTTTCAATTGGGCTTTAACAACCGATTTTAAGCAAATGCGTAATTACCTTAAAAGAAAACTATCTTATGGTGAACCAAAAAATCCAAAAATTCTTTGGACAACATTAATCATTACTAAAATGATCTATGTTTCAATCTGGATTGTTTTACCAATTTTAATTGGAATTACGTGGTGGAAAGTTCTAATAGGATTTTTTGCAATGCATTATACAGCCGGATTAATCTTAAGTATTGTATTTCAATTAGCACACGTTGTAGATCACACTACAAATCCTTCTCCAAACGAATTAGGAGAAATGGACAATACATGGGCCGTTCACCAATTGTACACTACAACTAATTTTGCACCAAAAAACGCAATCGTAAACTGGTACACAGGCGGATTAAATCATCAAATCGAACATCACATTTTTCCAAATATCAGTCACATTCATTATGGGAAAATTGCACAAATCGTAAAGGAAACAGCAAAAGAGTGCAACTTACCATATTATGAATATAAAACAATGCGAAGTGCCGTTATTGCTCACTTTAAGCATTTACGTGAATTGGGAATGAAGCCAGAATTAGCATAA
- the rsmG gene encoding 16S rRNA (guanine(527)-N(7))-methyltransferase RsmG gives MDEILKYFPNLTELQIEQFQKLDFLYHDWNEKINVISRKDIDSLYTKHILHSLGIAKIMKFEPGATVLDVGTGGGFPGIPLAILFPETRFYLIDVIAKKIKVVQGVVDALELKNVKAEQKRAELVKGDFDFIVSRAVTNMPDFVSWIKDKIKKQHKHTLKNGILYLKGGDLAEELKDFPNATLYDLAEIFEDEFFETKKVVHLPLKFKP, from the coding sequence ATGGATGAGATATTGAAATATTTTCCCAATTTGACGGAACTTCAAATAGAACAATTTCAAAAATTAGACTTTTTATACCACGATTGGAACGAGAAAATTAATGTTATTTCGCGTAAAGACATTGATTCATTATACACAAAACACATTTTACATTCGTTAGGAATTGCCAAAATCATGAAATTTGAACCCGGAGCAACAGTTTTGGATGTTGGAACAGGCGGTGGTTTTCCCGGAATTCCGCTTGCGATTCTTTTTCCTGAAACCCGTTTTTATTTAATTGATGTTATTGCCAAGAAGATAAAAGTGGTTCAGGGAGTTGTGGATGCATTAGAATTAAAAAATGTAAAAGCAGAACAAAAACGTGCAGAATTGGTAAAAGGAGATTTTGATTTTATAGTAAGCCGTGCCGTAACCAATATGCCTGATTTTGTTTCCTGGATTAAAGATAAAATCAAAAAACAGCATAAGCATACTTTAAAAAATGGAATTCTATATTTAAAAGGCGGAGATCTAGCCGAAGAATTAAAAGATTTTCCAAATGCGACTTTATACGATTTGGCAGAAATATTTGAGGATGAATTTTTTGAAACTAAAAAAGTGGTTCATCTTCCTTTAAAATTTAAACCTTAA